In Microaerobacter geothermalis, the genomic window GGACAGTATGTGATGATCGTCCCTTTTAGCCTTTGAGTTTCCTTATAAATGCATCGATTGTGCACCACTTCCATACCATGGCTGGCGGCCACTTCCACCGCTTCAGGGCTGATTACTCCTTCTTGTAGCCAGAATACATGGGGGTTAATTTTGGCTGCTTTATGGGCAACTTCCACGGCATATTCAGGAGCCCGGAATACCAGAACCACATCTACCGGTTCAGGTATCGACGCTAGATCAGGATATACCTTTTCACCCAAAATCTCCGTTTCCTTTGGATTTACAGGGATAATTTTATACCCAAGCCGCTGAATTTTTCTTGCAGTTCTATAGCTGGGTCGGGCCGGATTGCCAGATAAGCCGACGATGGCAATGGTCCTGGGGTTCTGACAAACCCATTTAATGATTCCTTCGTCATTGACGATGATTCTTCTTCCATCCGGTCCTTCTCCAGTGGGAGAATAACCTAACCCGTTGGCTTTCCTTAAGGCATTATCCAAATCCGTCATTAAGTCAACAGGGGATTCCAATCCCACAGACAGACGAATCAGATCCTCAGAGACTCCTGCTGCAATTAATTCTTCCTTAGATAATTGCTGGTGAGTGGTACTTGCCGGATGAATCACCAGGGATTTGGCGTCTCCCACATTGGCCAGGTGGGACCAAAGAGAAAGACTGTCGATGAACTTAGCACCAGCTTCCCTTCCCCCTTGAATCCCAAAAATAACCATTCCACCAAAGCCTTTATCCAGATATTTCACGGCTAAATGATGGGTAGGATGATCTTCAAATCCCGGATAAGAGACCCACTCCACGGCTGGATGCTCTTTCAAATAGGAAGCAATCTCCCTTGCATTGTTGGAATGTTCTTTCATTCTCACATGAAGGGTCTCCAGCCCCTGAAGGAGCATAAACGCGTTGAAGGGACTGATACAAGAACCTAGATCACGCAGAAGCTGGACCCTAACCTTCGTAATAAAAGCTAATGAACCAAAATCCTCATGATAGCGAACCCCATGATAACTGGTATCCTCTTGGGTAAAGCGGGGGAATTTCCCGT contains:
- a CDS encoding PLP-dependent aspartate aminotransferase family protein — protein: MSKQPETYQLETLLLHGGQAVDPTTGSRAVPIYQTSSYAFTSTEHAQRLFSLDEAGNIYTRIGNPTSDVLEKRVALLEGGVGALATSSGQAAISLSIMNIAEAGDEIVAATTLYGGTYNLFSTTLPRYGIKVKFVDPSNPDNFKEAITEKTKAIFGETIGNPRLNVLDIEAVAKVAHDAGIPLIIDNTFATPYLCRPIEWGADIVVHSATKWIGGHGTSIGGVIVDGGRFPWNNGKFPRFTQEDTSYHGVRYHEDFGSLAFITKVRVQLLRDLGSCISPFNAFMLLQGLETLHVRMKEHSNNAREIASYLKEHPAVEWVSYPGFEDHPTHHLAVKYLDKGFGGMVIFGIQGGREAGAKFIDSLSLWSHLANVGDAKSLVIHPASTTHQQLSKEELIAAGVSEDLIRLSVGLESPVDLMTDLDNALRKANGLGYSPTGEGPDGRRIIVNDEGIIKWVCQNPRTIAIVGLSGNPARPSYRTARKIQRLGYKIIPVNPKETEILGEKVYPDLASIPEPVDVVLVFRAPEYAVEVAHKAAKINPHVFWLQEGVISPEAVEVAASHGMEVVHNRCIYKETQRLKGTIITYCPI